A single genomic interval of Procambarus clarkii isolate CNS0578487 chromosome 61, FALCON_Pclarkii_2.0, whole genome shotgun sequence harbors:
- the LOC123774431 gene encoding uncharacterized protein: MGLQPGNIIRPKLPRPPSETRRIRKPLMERKRRERINTSLNDLASLLAEAHLVKGEAGKPTKLEKADILELTVKHLLRLKSRASGTSKGTAAPPSKLLGVEDSQNGGSSIRVLFQGATVPQSVNILEGKNSPTGSVVQQECAIPQGSAVTQEDTATQRNIAEQEKAVSQGGSAAQNNTNVQGDTLQQGRIIVQTYAVAQGGNVAQKGTSSPETPTTVKTFQASQDDRPNLKAPHGKTPTARSTDSEENYRLGFKKCISTIDSAMKQYLEHEHDNIRPRLLQHLHSFLKLVDNKNSSTHVSREAPSTSPSGVPSSTQEEQPFAHPTVSTSKATSSSQCTTSTSPQVPGLTLVPTRLPSGSLAFVIQGVLDPSLLFETAEDSLGNNSKTLATVNIRNVKAETCPSSIPATITMSSGITTIRTASSATKIEPGNVKSEGSKCEIKNDISKQTSTLEEFAPTEVYAKPISNLEVISLAPRAPGASSSAVGTTPGAVGTTPSVTGTPSAAGTTPSVAGTTPRAAGTTPSATGTTPSVAGTTPRAAGTTPSAAGTTPSAAGTTPRAAGTTLSAAGTTPRAAGTTPSAAGTTLSAAGTTPSAAGTVSVAGSAPSPAAPVGVMVFSNPPERLLGFQNLHRLPPTPPTPPTGSILSRISPTLFTPTTSKGHGTIRFTHRRVASNSGGQSVPPMSSPTRDELQRTATAPPTSQAIINEGFQTSAIAVQPKTSTQYLPATPSGTSMRSVQILTPENTPPGSTFHRVPQQPCMLTPTTIQGVYMLPPTPPTPPTLHVLRLETPTPGVLPQEGPLKQPPPLPVFIQPQRGGDQVLEKAEAMEEGEEVEMDMLMDVGEDIVERRQHNNMPFDLSLRRMWRPW; this comes from the exons ATGGGGCTTCAGCCGGGAAATATTATTCGACCCAAACTCCCGCGCCCACCGAGTGAGACAAGAAGG ATCCGGAAGCCACTGATGGAACGGAAACGACGGGAGAGAATTAACACGAGCCTGAACGACCTGGCCTCTCTCTTGGCCGAGGCCCACCTGGTCAAGGGCGAGGCTGGCAAGCCCACCAAGCTAGAGAAAGCTGACATACTCGAGCTTACCGTCAAGCATCTCCTCAGACTCAAGAGCCGGGCGAGTGGGACGTCCAAGGGCACGGCTGCTCCTCCAAGCAAGCTCCTGGGGGTCGAAGATTCACAAAATGGAGGTTCCTCAATACGCGTCTTGTTCCAGGGCGCCACTGTGCCGCAAAGTGTCAATATATTAGAAGGAAAGAATAGCCCAACTGGAAGCGTTGTTCAGCAAGAGTGTGCCATTCCACAGGGGAGCGCTGTGACACAGGAAGACACAGCTACACAAAGGAATATTGCGGAACAGGAGAAGGCTGTGTCACAAGGAGGTTCAGCTGCACAGAATAACACCAATGTGCAAGGGGACACTCTGCAACAGGGGCGTATAATTGTACAAACATACGCTGTTGCACAAGGGGGTAACGTTGCACAGAAGGGTACTTCATCTCCTGAAACTCCCACCACTGTCAAGACATTCCAGGCATCGCAAGACGACCGGCCCAATCTGAAGGCTCCTCATGGCAAAACCCCAACCGCTCGCAGCACTGACAGCGAGGAAAACTATAGACTTGGCTTTAAGAAATGTATTAGCACCATTGACAGCGCCATGAAGCAATATCTAGAGCATGAACATGACAACATTCGACCAAGACTTCTGCAGCATCTCCACAGCTTCCTCAAGCTGGTCGACAACAAGAATTCCTCCACACATGTATCACGTGaggctcccagcaccagtccatcTGGAGTGCCAAGTTCTACCCAGGAAGAGCAGCCCTTTGCCCACCCAACAGTGTCTACAAGCAAAGCTACAAGCTCAAGCCAATGTACAACGTCCACCTCTCCTCAAGTACCCGGCTTAACTCTCGTTCCAACTCGTCTTCCTAGTGGCAGTTTAGCTTTTGTGATTCAGGGCGTCCTGGACCCTTCTTTGCTGTTTGAGACTGCTGAAGACAGCTTGGGAAATAACTCCAAGACACTGGCGACAGTCAATATAAGAAATGTGAAGGCTGAAACGTGCCCTTCCAGTATACCTGCCACAATCACCATGTCTTCCGGAATCACGACGATAAGAACGGCCTCCTCAGCGACCAAAATTGAACCCGGGAACGTCAAAAGTGAAGGAAGCAAATGTGAgattaaaaacgacatttcaaaaCAAACTTCGACATTAGAAGAGTTTGCACCTACTGAGGTATATGCTAAACCCATTTCAAATTTGGAAGTTATTAGTTTAGCACCTAGGGCACCTGGAGCATCATCTAGTGCAGTTGGAACAACACCTGGTGCTGTTGGAACAACACCTAGTGTTACTGGAACCCCTAGTGCTGCTGGAACAACACCTAGTGTTGCTGGAACAACACCTAGAGCTGCTGGAACAACACCTAGTGCTACTGGAACAACACCTAGTGTTGCTGGAACAACACCTAGAGCTGCTGGAACAACACCTAGTGCTGCTGGAACAACACCTAGTGCTGCTGGAACAACACCTAGAGCTGCTGgaacaacacttagtgctgctggAACAACACCTAGAGCTGCTGGAACAACACCTAGTGCTGCTGgaacaacacttagtgctgctggAACTACACCTAGTGCTGCTGGAACCGTTAGTGTAGCTGGATCAGCACCATCCCCAGCAGCTCCCGTGGGCGTTATGGTGTTTAGTAACCCTCCAGAAAGGTTATTAGGCTTCCAAAATCTTCACCGACTGCCTCCAACGCCTCCAACCCCCCCAACTGGAAGCATTCTGTCACGCATTTCCCCAACGCTCTTCACTCCCACAACCTCCAAAGGACACGGCACAATTCGCTTCACTCACCGCAGAGTTGCTAGTAATTCCGGAGGCCAGAGTGTACCTCCGATGTCATCGCCGACTAGAGACGAGCTTCAACGAACGGCCACCGCACCTCCGACTAGTCAAGCCATAATAAATGAAGGTTTCCAGACCTCCGCGATCGCTGTTCAACCCAAGACTTCGACGCAATACCTTCCAGCGACTCCTTCGGGTACTTCGATGCGCAGTGTCCAGATTCTGACGCCGGAGAATACGCCTCCTGGCAGCACTTTTCACAGAGTGCCGCAGCAACCATGCATGCTAACTCCTACAACTATCCAAGGTGTTTATATGCTGCCTCCAACCCCTCCCACGCCtccaacactacacgttctccgacTGGAAACTCCAACACCAGGCGTTCTCCCTCAGGAAGGACCATTAAAACAACCTCCACCATTGCCGGTGTTTATACAACCTCAAAGAGGTGGAGATCAAGTGTTGGAGAAAGCCGAAGCGATGGAGGAGGGAGAAGAAGTGGAGATGGATATGTTGATGGATGTTGGAGAGGATATAGTCGAGAGAAGACAGCACAATAACATGCCCTTTGACCTCTCTTTAAGAAGAATGTGGAGGCCTTGGTGA